The following are encoded in a window of Sinomonas cyclohexanicum genomic DNA:
- a CDS encoding AAA family ATPase → MTNWYVITGGPSSGKTTTVNLLKERGYATTIEDARHYIDLQRLGGRTVAEIRARQAEFQSNVLAIELEQEARLDPQETVFLDRAIPDSLAYYRFLRLDPEQSLLDALRRVDYRKVFILDLLPMVNDYARTEDVEAQQRIHELITEVYESLPFPVVKVPPLEPSARVDYILARL, encoded by the coding sequence GTGACGAACTGGTACGTCATCACGGGCGGCCCCAGCTCGGGCAAGACCACGACCGTGAACCTCCTCAAGGAGCGCGGCTACGCGACCACCATTGAGGACGCGAGGCACTACATCGACCTCCAGCGCCTCGGCGGCCGCACTGTCGCGGAGATCCGCGCGCGCCAGGCCGAGTTCCAGAGCAATGTGCTCGCGATCGAACTCGAGCAGGAGGCGCGGCTCGATCCGCAGGAGACCGTGTTCCTCGACCGGGCGATCCCGGACTCGCTCGCCTACTACCGGTTCCTTCGCCTCGATCCGGAGCAGTCACTCCTGGACGCCCTCAGGCGGGTCGACTACCGGAAGGTGTTCATCCTCGATCTCCTGCCGATGGTCAACGACTACGCGCGTACGGAGGATGTCGAGGCCCAGCAGCGCATCCATGAGCTCATCACCGAGGTCTACGAGTCCCTGCCCTTCCCTGTGGTGAAGGTCCCGCCTCTCGAGCCCTCTGCCCGGGTGGACTACATCCTCGCGAGACTCTGA
- a CDS encoding DUF302 domain-containing protein: MAYTLTTQVPLPFTEAIDAVKAALAGQGFGVLTEIDIRKTFTAKLGTEAGDAVGDYVILGACNPNLASRAIAAEPEMGALLPCNVVVRRAGGSDVTTVEAIDPQTMVQLSASEHVREVADDAGTRLRAALAAVSH, from the coding sequence ATGGCGTACACCCTCACCACCCAGGTTCCCCTCCCGTTCACCGAAGCGATCGACGCGGTCAAGGCGGCCCTCGCCGGGCAGGGCTTCGGAGTGCTGACCGAGATCGACATCAGGAAGACGTTCACCGCCAAGCTCGGCACCGAGGCGGGCGACGCCGTGGGCGACTACGTGATCCTCGGCGCGTGCAACCCGAACCTCGCGAGCCGCGCGATTGCCGCCGAGCCGGAGATGGGGGCGCTCCTGCCGTGCAACGTCGTGGTGCGCCGGGCCGGCGGCTCAGACGTGACCACGGTCGAGGCGATCGATCCCCAGACCATGGTGCAGCTCAGCGCGAGCGAGCACGTGCGTGAGGTCGCGGACGACGCCGGCACGCGCCTCCGCGCGGCCCTCGCCGCGGTCTCGCACTAG
- a CDS encoding GntR family transcriptional regulator — MESKLSEPDATVSSAATSDTAMAAQVYQQISNAIFSGQLRPGQRLRERELSEQYGVSRIPVREAIHRLEQDGFLVTAPRRGAVVRKLTLKDVDELFDLRVLLESFAAARAAERVAGGADGSVLTRTLAESRSALEGGDLARTSELNSAFHDQIVALTGNALLERSMRPLRGLNRWIFGLSVNRPLELSAHEHDDLADAILTGRAHLAESLSAAHVEAGRMPVTEGLARILME, encoded by the coding sequence GTGGAAAGTAAGCTCTCGGAACCCGACGCGACAGTGTCAAGTGCAGCAACGTCCGATACGGCGATGGCCGCGCAGGTCTACCAGCAGATCAGCAACGCCATCTTCTCCGGACAGCTGCGCCCGGGCCAGCGACTGCGCGAGCGCGAGCTTTCCGAGCAGTACGGCGTCTCCCGCATCCCCGTCCGCGAGGCCATCCACCGGCTCGAGCAGGATGGCTTCCTCGTCACGGCGCCCCGGCGCGGCGCGGTGGTTCGCAAGCTGACCCTCAAGGATGTGGACGAGCTGTTCGATCTTCGTGTGCTGCTCGAGTCGTTCGCCGCGGCCCGGGCGGCCGAACGAGTCGCCGGCGGCGCGGACGGCTCAGTGCTCACGAGGACCCTCGCGGAGTCGCGCTCGGCGCTCGAGGGCGGCGATCTGGCCCGCACGTCCGAGCTCAACTCCGCCTTCCACGACCAGATCGTCGCCCTGACGGGCAACGCGCTCCTCGAACGCTCCATGCGCCCGCTGCGCGGCCTGAACCGGTGGATCTTCGGCCTTTCCGTGAACCGCCCGCTCGAGCTCAGCGCCCACGAGCACGACGACCTCGCCGACGCGATCCTCACCGGCCGGGCCCATCTGGCCGAGTCGCTTTCCGCCGCCCACGTCGAGGCCGGGCGGATGCCCGTGACTGAAGGGCTCGCGCGGATCCTGATGGAGTGA
- a CDS encoding ABC1 kinase family protein, protein MAPSPWTTHTRRYREIADVLARHGLSQVLARAGFARLIPRGRAIRPEGEAAPGTPVGGPVHVRLALEELGPTFMKLGQILSTRPDLIPEAYQLELAKLQDSAPPVPAEAIRAVVREELGEDAFAAFSEFDDVPLASASIGQVHLARLADGSDDGSGTKVVVKVRKPGAVERIREDLEILRNVAATASRAWSVLDDYNVVGLVAEFSRTLTKELDYLEEGRSAERFAANFAGDSRFRFPRVFWHTTTSRVLTLEFMEGLKINDVAALDAAGLDRRALADHAAAALAQMIFEDGFFHADPHPGNMFVEPTGRISIIDFGMVGEIDDALRADLGRLLIALARKDPRRLARALEAMSLAGPVADRARLAVDVAEFIHLYDGVDLADVNVARLAQKLLSVVRNHRLLMPAEAAIVIKMLVMAEGLGRVLDPGFRLSRVLEPHVRRLLIEQYSPAAIVRGLKAAGLTALDLAADVPDLIDSLSRMLDAGGFEVHLRAAELDPLMARAERIGNKVLAGVIAAAFIRGVGEVVASDKRWRGWREPLVRTGMAALGGLSGYFVVTTATRRR, encoded by the coding sequence ATGGCCCCGAGTCCCTGGACCACCCACACGCGGCGGTACCGCGAGATCGCCGACGTCCTCGCACGGCACGGCCTCAGCCAAGTGCTGGCCCGCGCCGGGTTCGCGCGGCTCATCCCCCGCGGACGGGCCATCAGGCCCGAAGGCGAGGCCGCCCCGGGCACCCCAGTCGGCGGCCCGGTCCATGTGCGTCTGGCTCTCGAGGAGCTCGGCCCCACCTTCATGAAGCTCGGGCAGATCCTCTCCACGCGCCCCGACCTCATCCCCGAGGCCTACCAGCTGGAGCTCGCGAAGCTGCAGGACTCGGCGCCGCCGGTGCCCGCGGAGGCGATCCGCGCCGTCGTGCGCGAGGAGCTCGGCGAGGACGCGTTTGCCGCCTTCAGCGAGTTCGACGACGTGCCGCTGGCGAGCGCGTCGATCGGCCAGGTCCACCTTGCCCGCCTCGCGGACGGCAGCGACGATGGCTCGGGCACCAAGGTGGTGGTCAAGGTCCGCAAGCCGGGCGCGGTCGAGCGGATCCGCGAGGACCTGGAGATCCTGCGCAACGTCGCCGCGACGGCGAGCCGGGCGTGGAGCGTGCTGGACGACTACAACGTTGTGGGCCTCGTCGCCGAGTTCTCCCGGACCCTCACGAAGGAGCTCGACTACCTCGAGGAGGGACGCAGCGCCGAGCGGTTCGCGGCGAACTTCGCGGGCGACTCCCGGTTCCGCTTCCCGCGGGTCTTCTGGCACACGACGACGTCACGCGTGCTCACCCTCGAGTTCATGGAGGGCCTCAAGATCAACGACGTGGCCGCGCTCGACGCCGCGGGGCTCGACCGCCGGGCCCTCGCCGACCACGCGGCGGCGGCGCTCGCGCAGATGATCTTCGAGGACGGCTTCTTCCACGCCGATCCGCACCCGGGCAACATGTTCGTCGAGCCGACGGGGCGGATCTCGATCATCGACTTCGGGATGGTCGGGGAGATCGACGACGCCCTCCGGGCGGACCTCGGACGCCTGCTCATCGCCTTGGCGCGCAAGGACCCGCGGCGCCTTGCCCGCGCGCTCGAGGCCATGTCCCTGGCGGGGCCCGTGGCGGACCGCGCGCGGCTCGCCGTGGACGTGGCCGAGTTCATCCACCTGTATGACGGCGTGGACCTCGCCGACGTCAACGTGGCCCGACTCGCGCAGAAGCTCCTCAGCGTGGTGCGGAACCACCGGCTGCTCATGCCGGCGGAGGCGGCGATCGTCATCAAGATGCTGGTCATGGCCGAGGGCCTGGGCCGTGTCCTCGACCCCGGGTTCCGGCTGTCACGGGTCCTCGAGCCGCACGTGCGGCGGCTCCTGATCGAGCAGTACTCGCCGGCCGCGATCGTGCGGGGGCTCAAGGCCGCCGGGCTCACCGCGCTGGACCTCGCGGCGGACGTCCCCGACCTCATCGACAGCCTGAGTCGAATGCTCGACGCGGGCGGCTTCGAGGTGCACCTGCGCGCCGCCGAGCTCGACCCGCTCATGGCACGGGCCGAGCGGATCGGCAACAAGGTGCTCGCCGGGGTGATCGCGGCGGCGTTCATCCGCGGCGTGGGCGAGGTCGTCGCGTCGGACAAGCGCTGGCGCGGCTGGCGCGAGCCCCTCGTGCGCACCGGCATGGCAGCCCTCGGTGGGCTCAGCGGGTATTTCGTCGTCACGACGGCCACCCGGCGGCGCTGA
- a CDS encoding SHOCT domain-containing protein yields MMMYGWYGGMGIWGWILMALVMLAFWGGVVALVVFAVRNSRGGPGRYDPRLPGSDDPERILAQRFARGEIDETEFRARLDALRHRP; encoded by the coding sequence ATGATGATGTACGGCTGGTACGGCGGGATGGGGATCTGGGGTTGGATTCTCATGGCCCTCGTGATGCTTGCGTTCTGGGGCGGTGTGGTGGCGCTCGTGGTGTTCGCCGTCCGCAACAGCCGCGGGGGGCCGGGACGCTACGATCCGCGGTTGCCTGGCAGCGACGACCCGGAGCGCATCCTCGCCCAGCGCTTTGCCCGCGGGGAAATCGACGAGACGGAATTCAGAGCCCGTCTCGACGCCCTGCGGCACCGGCCGTGA
- a CDS encoding multicopper oxidase family protein has product MSAPRTGRVTRRSYLGLSLAAASAALFAACTPPSEGVAVASRGAQRVLSGDDAVKATEAARASSGRTVTANLSAGPITASLEQQPVATWGYNGAFNGPLLRGSVGDRLEVALANGLPEPTVLHWHGLALANDQDGVEITQKGVEPGKSFQYGFKLSHPGTYWYHSHVELQRERALYGPLIVDDPSEPKDWDREWVILLDDWMDGITGTPESVLKELQAGMGGMSSGMPGMGAMQHGHMLMGATSDFLGGDAGDVRYPFYLFNGRTPSEAATLVARPGDRVRLRIINAAGDTAFRVGAPGVKLTVTHTDGYPVEPKEADAVVLGMGERIDALLTVPEGWTPLMARPEGKQGLALGRISTGTGKEPVVAALPARLGGTVVDGGQLASTPAVRLPSKAANVRHTVRLTGSMMAYDWGLSGRRFDMADPFAGALEVRQGDRVQIDFVNESTMWHPMHVHGHTFQIGESGARKDTVIVRPGTTVSVNFDADNPGQWLYHCHNAYHAARGMTGVISYVR; this is encoded by the coding sequence ATGAGCGCCCCCCGCACGGGAAGAGTCACTCGCCGGTCCTACCTCGGACTTTCGCTGGCGGCCGCTTCGGCGGCCCTGTTCGCCGCCTGCACCCCGCCCTCCGAGGGCGTCGCCGTGGCGTCGCGGGGTGCGCAGCGGGTCCTGTCCGGCGACGACGCCGTCAAGGCGACAGAGGCCGCGCGGGCGTCGTCGGGCAGGACTGTTACGGCGAACCTCAGCGCGGGGCCGATCACGGCGTCGCTGGAGCAGCAGCCCGTCGCTACGTGGGGCTACAACGGCGCCTTCAACGGGCCCCTCCTGCGCGGTTCAGTGGGAGACCGGCTCGAGGTGGCCCTCGCCAATGGCCTACCGGAGCCCACGGTCCTCCACTGGCACGGTCTGGCCCTGGCCAATGACCAAGACGGGGTCGAGATCACCCAGAAGGGAGTTGAGCCGGGCAAGTCCTTCCAGTACGGGTTCAAGCTCTCCCACCCGGGTACGTACTGGTACCACTCCCATGTGGAACTCCAACGCGAACGCGCGCTCTACGGGCCCCTGATCGTGGACGATCCGTCCGAGCCCAAGGACTGGGACCGCGAGTGGGTCATCCTCCTGGACGACTGGATGGACGGGATCACAGGTACGCCTGAGTCCGTCCTGAAGGAGCTGCAGGCCGGGATGGGCGGCATGTCCTCCGGCATGCCGGGTATGGGCGCCATGCAGCACGGCCACATGCTGATGGGGGCAACGAGCGATTTCCTCGGAGGCGATGCCGGGGACGTCCGCTACCCGTTCTACCTGTTCAACGGGCGGACCCCGTCGGAGGCGGCCACGCTCGTGGCAAGGCCCGGAGACCGAGTGCGGCTGCGGATCATCAACGCCGCCGGGGACACGGCGTTCCGGGTCGGCGCGCCGGGGGTGAAGCTCACGGTGACCCACACGGACGGGTACCCGGTCGAGCCGAAGGAGGCCGACGCCGTCGTGCTCGGGATGGGCGAGCGGATCGATGCGCTCCTGACCGTGCCCGAGGGGTGGACCCCCCTCATGGCCCGGCCGGAGGGGAAGCAGGGGCTCGCGCTGGGGCGGATCAGCACGGGGACGGGGAAGGAGCCGGTCGTCGCTGCGCTGCCCGCGCGACTGGGCGGGACGGTGGTCGACGGCGGCCAGCTCGCCTCGACACCGGCCGTGCGGCTGCCCTCCAAGGCGGCGAACGTCAGGCACACGGTCCGGCTCACGGGGTCGATGATGGCCTATGACTGGGGCCTGAGCGGCCGCCGCTTCGACATGGCCGACCCGTTCGCGGGCGCGCTCGAGGTGCGTCAGGGCGACCGGGTCCAGATCGACTTCGTCAACGAGAGCACGATGTGGCACCCCATGCATGTGCACGGGCATACGTTCCAGATCGGCGAGTCCGGGGCCAGGAAGGACACCGTGATCGTGCGGCCAGGCACGACTGTCAGCGTGAACTTCGATGCCGACAACCCCGGCCAGTGGCTCTACCACTGCCACAACGCCTATCACGCGGCGCGGGGCATGACGGGAGTCATCAGCTACGTGCGCTGA
- a CDS encoding heavy metal translocating P-type ATPase — translation MNEHSHTMHADGDMHGHDMHGHDMTAQLHAAHGDPHAVHTQGEHAGHSVAMFRDKFWLTLGLSVVVVAFSPMFWHLFGAMPPMFPGSEWIGPVLGTVIYFYGGMPFLKGGIGELRARQPGMMLLISMAITVAFLASWATSLRIGGFDLDFWWELALLVTIMLLGHWLEMRALGASQGALAALAALLPDEAERITGAGETETVPASALAPGDLVLVRAGGRLPADGRIEDGTAELDESMITGESKTVTRGPGSAVVAGTVATDTSVRVRVEAVGDSTALAGIQRMVADAQSSSSRAQALADRAAAFLFYFATGAGVLTFIAWILLGSLPTAVTATVTVLVIACPHALGLAIPLVIAISTERAAKGGVLVKDRLALERMRTVGAVLFDKTGTLTKGEPDVVAAATMPGLAGQTGGEGATVSGDAADDGALVALAAAAESESEHPVARAIVRAARDRGLAIPAAFGFQSSSGRGVSATVDGRPVRVGGPAMLAELGLATPPELGGAVEGWKARGASVLHVVVDGRVVGALALEDSVRDESRAAVRALQGRGIRVAMITGDAQQVADAVAADLGIDEVFAQVLPQDKDQKVAELQRRGLSVAMVGDGVNDAPALARADVGIAIGAGTDVAIESAGVVLAGNDPRSVVSVVELSRASYHKMWQNLVWATGYNIITVPLAAGVLAWAGVMLSPAVGAILMSLSTIVVALNAQLLRRLDLDPRNVR, via the coding sequence ATGAACGAGCACAGCCACACGATGCATGCTGACGGGGACATGCACGGCCACGATATGCACGGTCACGACATGACCGCCCAGCTCCATGCCGCCCACGGCGACCCCCACGCCGTGCACACCCAGGGGGAGCACGCCGGCCACTCGGTGGCCATGTTCCGGGACAAGTTCTGGCTCACGCTCGGCCTGTCTGTCGTGGTGGTGGCCTTCAGCCCCATGTTCTGGCACCTGTTCGGCGCGATGCCGCCCATGTTCCCCGGCAGCGAGTGGATCGGCCCGGTGCTCGGAACCGTGATCTACTTCTACGGCGGGATGCCCTTCCTCAAGGGCGGAATCGGCGAGCTGAGGGCCCGCCAGCCCGGGATGATGCTGCTCATCTCGATGGCCATCACCGTCGCCTTCCTCGCCTCCTGGGCCACGAGCCTGAGGATCGGCGGCTTCGACCTCGACTTCTGGTGGGAGCTCGCACTCCTCGTCACCATCATGCTGCTGGGCCACTGGCTCGAGATGCGGGCGCTCGGCGCATCGCAGGGCGCGCTTGCGGCCCTCGCCGCACTGCTCCCCGATGAGGCAGAGCGCATCACCGGGGCAGGGGAGACGGAGACCGTGCCCGCGTCCGCGCTGGCCCCGGGAGACCTCGTCCTCGTCCGCGCCGGTGGGCGGCTTCCCGCCGACGGCCGCATCGAGGACGGCACCGCCGAGCTTGACGAGTCGATGATCACCGGCGAGTCCAAGACCGTCACGCGCGGGCCCGGCAGCGCCGTCGTCGCCGGTACCGTCGCGACCGATACGAGCGTGCGCGTGCGTGTCGAGGCCGTGGGGGATTCGACCGCGCTGGCAGGCATCCAGCGCATGGTCGCCGACGCGCAGTCGTCCTCCTCGCGGGCCCAGGCCCTCGCGGACCGCGCGGCGGCGTTCCTCTTCTACTTCGCGACCGGTGCCGGTGTCCTGACGTTCATCGCGTGGATCCTCCTCGGCAGCCTCCCGACCGCCGTGACGGCCACCGTCACGGTCCTCGTCATCGCGTGCCCCCATGCGCTCGGCCTCGCGATCCCGCTCGTTATCGCCATCTCGACCGAGCGCGCCGCGAAGGGCGGTGTCCTCGTCAAGGACCGCCTGGCCCTTGAGCGCATGCGCACGGTCGGCGCCGTGCTGTTCGACAAGACGGGCACGCTGACCAAGGGGGAGCCCGACGTCGTGGCGGCCGCCACGATGCCTGGCCTCGCCGGCCAGACGGGCGGCGAGGGCGCGACGGTGTCTGGTGACGCGGCGGACGACGGCGCGCTGGTCGCCTTGGCGGCCGCTGCCGAGTCCGAGAGCGAGCATCCGGTGGCGAGGGCGATCGTCCGCGCCGCCCGGGACCGCGGGCTCGCCATTCCCGCGGCCTTCGGATTCCAGTCGAGTTCGGGCCGGGGCGTCTCGGCCACGGTGGACGGGCGGCCCGTCCGCGTCGGTGGGCCGGCGATGCTGGCCGAGCTGGGGCTGGCCACACCCCCGGAGCTCGGGGGCGCCGTCGAGGGGTGGAAGGCCCGCGGCGCCTCGGTGCTCCACGTGGTCGTGGACGGCCGGGTCGTCGGGGCGCTTGCGCTCGAGGATTCGGTCCGCGACGAGTCCAGGGCCGCCGTGAGGGCGCTGCAGGGCCGGGGGATCCGCGTCGCGATGATCACGGGCGACGCGCAGCAGGTGGCAGACGCGGTCGCGGCGGATCTCGGCATCGACGAGGTCTTCGCCCAGGTGCTCCCGCAGGACAAGGACCAGAAGGTGGCGGAGCTGCAGCGCCGAGGGCTTAGTGTCGCCATGGTGGGCGACGGAGTGAACGATGCGCCGGCCCTCGCCCGGGCCGACGTCGGCATCGCGATCGGCGCCGGCACGGACGTTGCGATCGAATCCGCGGGAGTCGTCCTCGCCGGCAACGACCCGCGCTCGGTCGTCTCCGTCGTCGAGCTGTCCCGCGCCAGCTACCACAAGATGTGGCAGAACCTCGTGTGGGCCACGGGCTACAACATCATCACCGTGCCGCTCGCGGCGGGAGTCCTCGCGTGGGCGGGAGTCATGCTCTCCCCGGCCGTCGGGGCGATCCTCATGTCGCTCTCCACGATCGTGGTCGCGCTCAATGCCCAGCTCCTCCGGCGGCTGGATTTGGACCCTCGGAACGTGCGATAG
- a CDS encoding DUF305 domain-containing protein has product MKTRHFALPAALLTAALALAGCGGAAQSQPAGPTPAGTFPMEHSGHAVPMDASKGSPIPSPSQSAFNAADAMFAQMMIPHHEQAIEMSGTVLAKPGLDPRVAKLAEEIRAAQAPEIATQSGWLEAWGQPRAMPAGAGRGMDGMDGMMTADDLAKLKAASAPEAARLFLTQMIAHHEGAVSMAQTEQEGGSNPEAVAMARSIVDSQTAEIDGMKTLLGQL; this is encoded by the coding sequence ATGAAGACTAGACACTTTGCCCTGCCCGCTGCCCTGTTGACCGCAGCCCTCGCGCTCGCGGGATGCGGCGGTGCCGCGCAGAGCCAGCCGGCCGGCCCGACACCGGCGGGTACGTTTCCGATGGAGCACAGCGGCCACGCGGTGCCCATGGACGCGTCGAAGGGCAGCCCCATCCCGAGCCCGTCGCAGAGCGCGTTCAACGCGGCGGACGCGATGTTCGCGCAGATGATGATCCCGCACCACGAGCAGGCCATCGAGATGAGCGGGACCGTCCTGGCCAAGCCCGGCCTCGACCCCCGCGTCGCGAAGCTTGCCGAGGAGATCAGGGCCGCGCAGGCTCCCGAGATCGCGACGCAGAGCGGCTGGCTCGAGGCATGGGGCCAGCCCAGGGCAATGCCCGCCGGTGCTGGCCGCGGCATGGACGGCATGGACGGCATGATGACGGCGGACGATCTGGCGAAGCTCAAGGCCGCCAGTGCCCCAGAGGCCGCCAGGCTGTTCCTCACCCAGATGATCGCCCACCACGAGGGCGCCGTCTCGATGGCCCAGACCGAGCAGGAGGGCGGGTCGAACCCGGAAGCTGTGGCCATGGCGCGCTCGATCGTCGATTCGCAGACCGCGGAGATCGACGGCATGAAGACGCTCTTGGGGCAGCTGTGA
- a CDS encoding sulfocyanin-like copper-binding protein, with amino-acid sequence MNGRTGTRTIVVAAAAALLLTAASLFGLAALIPGGPFSRQGAPGASACSSPSFAGPTVHVALSDMGAGMMGGPRMRVGMRLWADTTSVPRGKVSFDVRNAGTLTHELVVLPLPDGQTAGTRAVGADGTVDESASAGEASANCAEGAGEGILPGSSSWATLELKPGRYELICNLPGHYSAGMYTVLTVT; translated from the coding sequence GTGAACGGCAGGACAGGCACCCGGACCATCGTCGTCGCCGCCGCTGCGGCACTTCTTCTCACGGCGGCGTCGCTGTTCGGCCTCGCAGCACTGATACCCGGAGGCCCCTTCTCGCGGCAGGGCGCACCGGGCGCTAGCGCCTGCAGCTCGCCGAGCTTCGCGGGCCCCACCGTGCACGTGGCCCTCTCCGACATGGGCGCCGGAATGATGGGCGGGCCGAGGATGCGCGTCGGCATGCGTCTCTGGGCCGACACGACGTCGGTGCCCCGGGGAAAGGTCTCCTTCGACGTGAGGAACGCCGGGACCCTGACCCATGAGCTCGTGGTCCTCCCGCTCCCCGACGGCCAGACCGCGGGCACGCGGGCTGTGGGCGCCGACGGCACCGTCGACGAGTCAGCGTCCGCCGGCGAGGCCTCCGCGAACTGTGCCGAGGGGGCCGGGGAGGGAATCCTGCCCGGCTCGTCCTCGTGGGCCACGCTCGAGCTGAAGCCCGGGAGGTACGAGCTGATCTGCAACCTCCCGGGCCACTACTCTGCCGGAATGTACACCGTGCTCACGGTGACGTGA
- a CDS encoding F510_1955 family glycosylhydrolase yields MNGRMAGAVALAVAAALGLAGCSSSAPAAEPGKGQIGAPASALPGGHVHGVAAAADGSKVLLGTHGGVFDVSGAAPARISPADDFMGFVGDPSDTLWASGHPGPGSKKPNPLGLLRSDDGGKTWATVSNEGVSDFHALAVTRSGLVGFDGTLKRSATGERWADVASEIRPATLAGHAGTDTVLATTERGLFASPDGGATWRPVAGAPLVRIAAFADAYRAVAVAPDGTVYASGDAGATWARSGTIGGGDVEAVTAVAPAGGGQVRVWAATTSGVRESRDGGATFADYIPGRQS; encoded by the coding sequence GTGAACGGCCGCATGGCCGGCGCCGTCGCGCTGGCCGTCGCCGCGGCGCTGGGGCTTGCCGGGTGTTCCTCCTCTGCACCTGCCGCCGAGCCCGGCAAGGGCCAGATCGGCGCCCCGGCGTCCGCGCTCCCGGGCGGCCATGTCCACGGGGTTGCGGCGGCAGCCGACGGGTCGAAGGTCCTTCTGGGCACCCATGGCGGTGTGTTCGACGTCAGCGGGGCAGCGCCCGCGCGGATCAGCCCAGCGGATGACTTCATGGGCTTCGTGGGTGATCCCTCGGACACCCTGTGGGCCTCCGGACATCCCGGGCCGGGCTCGAAGAAGCCGAATCCGCTGGGCCTCCTGCGCTCGGACGACGGAGGGAAGACGTGGGCGACCGTGTCCAATGAGGGCGTCTCGGACTTCCATGCCCTGGCGGTGACGAGGTCCGGCCTCGTCGGGTTCGATGGGACACTCAAGCGAAGCGCGACCGGAGAGCGCTGGGCGGACGTCGCCTCCGAGATCCGTCCGGCGACGCTGGCCGGGCACGCAGGCACCGACACGGTGCTCGCTACCACAGAGAGGGGGCTCTTCGCCTCGCCGGATGGCGGCGCCACCTGGCGGCCAGTGGCCGGTGCGCCCCTCGTGCGCATCGCGGCGTTCGCGGATGCGTACAGGGCCGTGGCGGTGGCACCCGACGGCACGGTGTATGCGAGTGGCGACGCTGGCGCGACGTGGGCGCGCTCCGGGACGATCGGCGGCGGAGACGTCGAGGCTGTGACTGCGGTAGCACCCGCCGGCGGCGGGCAGGTGCGCGTGTGGGCCGCGACGACGAGCGGCGTGCGAGAGTCACGGGACGGCGGGGCAACGTTCGCCGACTACATCCCGGGACGGCAGTCATGA